A single genomic interval of Lactococcus sp. S-13 harbors:
- a CDS encoding amino acid permease, translating into MEEPQQQRGLQNRHIQLIAIAGTIGTGLFLGAGKTIKMSGPSIIFAYIIIGIAMFFFLRAIGELLYRDPTQHSFLNFVTKYAGVRTGYFTQWSYWLVIIFVCISELSAIGTYIQFWLPQVPLWLIEIVMLILLFGLNTLNARFFGETEFWFAMIKVAAILGMIATAIILGFGHFSYTTVLSGKSVTGSVSLSNIFTHFQFFPNGVWNYVGALQMVMFAFTSMEFIGMTAAETVNPRKSLPKAINQIPVRILLFYVGALLAIMAIFDWHYIPADKSPFVMVFELIGIKWAAALVNFVVLTSAASALNSSLFSATRNMYSLSKQHDKGRLTPFTKLSKAGIPINALYMAVILSLFAPVLTLIPQIKNAFDFAASCTTNLFLVVYFITLYSFWQYRKSADFDKNGFLTPKAKLTIPFVTFIFALVFLSLFFNSDTFYPAVGAVVWTIAFGLFSRFKKI; encoded by the coding sequence ATGGAAGAACCACAACAACAGCGCGGCTTACAAAACCGCCACATTCAACTGATTGCAATTGCGGGAACGATTGGGACAGGACTGTTTCTCGGTGCTGGAAAAACCATTAAAATGTCCGGTCCTAGCATTATTTTCGCCTATATTATTATCGGGATTGCGATGTTTTTCTTTCTCAGAGCAATCGGAGAACTGCTTTATCGCGATCCTACACAACATTCTTTTCTCAACTTTGTGACAAAATACGCTGGGGTGCGGACAGGTTACTTTACTCAATGGTCTTATTGGCTAGTCATCATCTTCGTTTGTATTTCCGAACTTTCAGCAATTGGCACCTACATTCAATTCTGGCTCCCACAAGTTCCACTGTGGCTGATTGAAATTGTCATGCTTATCCTCCTTTTTGGCCTAAATACCTTGAACGCTCGCTTCTTTGGTGAAACCGAATTTTGGTTTGCCATGATTAAAGTCGCTGCCATCTTAGGAATGATTGCCACTGCCATCATTCTTGGCTTTGGACACTTCAGCTATACTACTGTCCTATCAGGAAAATCTGTTACTGGCTCCGTTTCTTTGAGCAATATTTTTACCCATTTTCAATTTTTCCCTAATGGCGTTTGGAATTACGTTGGGGCTTTACAAATGGTCATGTTTGCCTTCACCTCTATGGAATTTATCGGAATGACTGCCGCTGAAACGGTCAATCCTCGTAAAAGCTTACCTAAAGCCATCAACCAAATTCCTGTACGTATTTTACTCTTTTATGTTGGAGCTTTGTTAGCAATTATGGCCATCTTTGACTGGCATTATATTCCTGCTGACAAATCGCCATTTGTTATGGTTTTTGAGCTTATCGGCATCAAATGGGCCGCAGCTTTAGTCAATTTTGTCGTTCTGACCTCTGCTGCCTCAGCGTTGAATAGCTCGCTTTTCTCAGCCACTCGTAATATGTACTCTCTTTCCAAACAGCACGACAAGGGACGTTTGACTCCTTTTACCAAGCTTTCTAAAGCAGGCATTCCCATCAATGCCCTCTACATGGCTGTCATTCTATCTCTTTTCGCTCCTGTTTTAACCTTAATCCCCCAAATTAAAAATGCTTTTGATTTTGCCGCTTCTTGTACAACGAATCTCTTTTTAGTTGTTTACTTTATCACCCTTTATAGTTTTTGGCAATATCGCAAATCCGCTGATTTTGATAAGAATGGCTTTTTAACACCAAAAGCAAAGCTGACTATTCCATTTGTTACTTTCATCTTTGCGCTCGTTTTCCTTTCTCTCTTTTTCAATTCAGATACTTTCTATCCAGCAGTTGGCGCTGTTGTTTGGACAATTGCTTTTGGACTCTTTTCTCGTTTTAAGAAAATATAG
- a CDS encoding YlbF family regulator translates to MLIIDQNLVEIDDLLDKLVSAFAQLSEVEAYRKARAEFLSDATLQKKVQIWNENKEFIPFRADLRALQQEINRNEKVYALRLAENDLQQILSTLTQKITQGISEHIYVDEHLPLKNSKGGHHGRHHGQKRNSAT, encoded by the coding sequence ATGTTAATCATTGATCAAAATTTAGTGGAAATAGATGATTTATTGGACAAATTGGTCAGTGCTTTTGCGCAACTTTCTGAAGTTGAGGCTTATAGGAAGGCACGGGCTGAGTTTTTGTCAGATGCGACCTTGCAAAAAAAGGTACAGATATGGAACGAAAATAAGGAATTTATACCTTTTCGGGCGGATTTGCGCGCTTTGCAACAGGAAATCAATCGGAACGAGAAAGTCTATGCACTACGTCTTGCTGAGAATGACCTTCAGCAGATTTTGTCAACATTGACTCAAAAAATAACACAAGGAATTTCTGAGCATATTTATGTGGATGAACATTTACCTTTAAAAAATTCAAAAGGAGGACATCATGGACGACATCATGGACAAAAAAGAAATTCGGCCACTTGA
- a CDS encoding DUF2129 domain-containing protein — translation MDDIMDKKEIRPLEVPERVAIYVYCHSYKGARQLARFGDVIYTSSKSHYSLLYVEDNEVAELVKKLEELKFVKKVRVGRLKALNQDFSGAFAKTNLEVKEALEKLS, via the coding sequence ATGGACGACATCATGGACAAAAAAGAAATTCGGCCACTTGAGGTGCCAGAGCGTGTGGCAATTTATGTCTATTGTCATTCCTATAAAGGGGCACGACAGCTGGCGAGGTTTGGTGATGTGATTTACACAAGTTCAAAATCTCATTATAGCTTACTGTATGTTGAAGATAACGAAGTTGCTGAATTAGTGAAAAAATTAGAGGAATTAAAGTTTGTGAAAAAAGTGCGCGTGGGTCGGCTCAAAGCACTCAATCAAGATTTTTCTGGTGCGTTTGCCAAAACGAATTTGGAAGTAAAAGAAGCACTAGAGAAATTATCATGA
- a CDS encoding dithiol-disulfide isomerase — protein MEIHYYFTPILDQLEQFDQNLWYLYPIVTLATAKELRDTEDLPKNVAALNACHDRLQKISLDYLTVNLHGRKYGRAFLSLLQDLLSEMTILDYTGQLRQQILSEIGVSTADFMEYRPYAKQHLALILQDFRKNDFQFSPAGLIMTAEECLQVEKCSHATLQRYLHQIEKTA, from the coding sequence GTGGAAATTCATTATTATTTCACACCGATTTTGGATCAGTTGGAGCAGTTTGATCAAAACCTTTGGTATTTATATCCGATTGTAACGCTGGCTACGGCCAAGGAGCTGCGAGATACGGAGGATTTGCCGAAAAATGTTGCGGCGCTTAATGCTTGTCATGATCGTCTGCAAAAAATTTCGCTTGATTATCTGACGGTCAATCTTCATGGTAGAAAATATGGGCGGGCTTTTTTGAGTCTGCTACAGGATTTGCTTTCAGAAATGACGATTTTGGATTATACAGGTCAATTGCGTCAGCAAATTTTGAGTGAGATTGGCGTGTCGACGGCTGATTTCATGGAATATCGCCCTTATGCAAAACAACATTTGGCTTTGATTTTACAGGATTTTAGAAAAAACGATTTTCAATTTTCTCCAGCAGGTTTGATTATGACTGCTGAGGAATGTCTACAAGTGGAAAAGTGTAGCCATGCTACTTTACAACGTTATTTACATCAAATTGAAAAAACTGCCTGA
- a CDS encoding CYTH domain-containing protein, with protein MSTNLEIEYKSLLSLAEYDQLKKRFTHVSPIRQTNHYLDSKDFKLRKKKLALRIRTFDKSAEMTLKVPQEVGNIEYNIALSLEEAQYLLGERSITCGQTDLSEICELLVERDVDLDEITLIGSLTTIRYEQHLPIGLAALDKNDYLGHTDYELELEVEDSTQGKKDFFEYLEKNKIEYRFSKSKVVRFLDCLRHLRK; from the coding sequence ATGAGTACGAATTTGGAGATTGAGTATAAATCGCTCTTATCACTGGCTGAATACGACCAGCTCAAAAAACGATTCACTCACGTTAGCCCAATCAGACAGACCAACCACTACTTGGATTCAAAAGATTTCAAATTGCGCAAGAAAAAATTAGCTTTGCGGATTCGAACCTTCGACAAATCTGCTGAAATGACTTTAAAAGTTCCCCAAGAAGTCGGAAATATTGAATATAATATTGCGCTTAGTTTGGAAGAAGCTCAGTATTTACTTGGCGAGCGCAGTATTACTTGTGGTCAGACCGACCTGAGCGAGATTTGCGAATTGCTCGTGGAACGTGATGTCGATCTGGACGAAATCACCTTGATTGGTAGTCTGACGACTATTCGTTATGAGCAACACTTGCCAATCGGCCTTGCAGCTCTGGATAAAAATGATTATCTGGGACATACCGATTATGAGCTGGAACTCGAAGTTGAAGACAGCACGCAAGGCAAAAAGGATTTCTTTGAGTATTTGGAAAAAAACAAGATCGAATATCGTTTTTCAAAATCAAAAGTTGTACGTTTTTTGGATTGCTTACGCCATTTACGAAAATAA
- a CDS encoding GTP pyrophosphokinase — MFNWEEFLDPYVQTVGELKIKLRGVRKQYLKKGLYSPIEFVTGRVKRHESIIKKARLRGYTQENLSEMEDLAGIRVMVQFVDDVWDVLELLRKRRDFKIIEERDYINNQKASGYRSYHVIIEYPIDTIDGYQLVNAEIQIRTLAMNFWATIEHSLNYKYGGSIPDAVKNRLTNAAREAAQLDAEMGAIREDIQEAQLLFDRPQQKQDFKKENGEDDELW; from the coding sequence ATGTTTAATTGGGAAGAATTTTTAGATCCCTACGTACAAACTGTCGGAGAATTAAAAATAAAATTGCGCGGTGTGCGCAAACAATACCTCAAAAAAGGGCTCTATTCACCGATTGAATTTGTCACAGGGCGAGTAAAACGACACGAATCAATCATTAAAAAAGCGCGTCTGCGTGGCTACACCCAAGAGAATTTGTCAGAAATGGAAGACCTTGCGGGCATTCGTGTCATGGTGCAATTTGTCGATGATGTCTGGGACGTTCTGGAACTTCTGCGCAAACGTAGAGATTTTAAAATCATTGAAGAGCGAGACTATATCAACAATCAAAAAGCATCAGGTTATCGTTCGTACCACGTCATCATTGAATATCCGATTGATACGATTGACGGCTATCAGCTGGTCAATGCAGAAATTCAAATTCGGACACTAGCAATGAATTTTTGGGCAACCATTGAACATTCGCTCAACTATAAATACGGTGGCTCAATTCCAGACGCTGTCAAAAACCGACTGACTAATGCAGCAAGAGAAGCCGCTCAACTAGATGCCGAAATGGGCGCCATTAGGGAAGACATTCAAGAAGCTCAGCTTCTGTTTGATCGTCCCCAACAAAAACAAGATTTCAAAAAAGAAAATGGAGAAGATGATGAACTTTGGTAA
- a CDS encoding NAD kinase produces the protein MNFGKKVWLIGNSSEKSKKTMAKLSKILKAEHFAFDDINPDIVISVGGDGTLLRAMHMYEYQLNRVRFLGVHTGHLGFYTDFTDEDLFEVVEALYDENPAKAIHYPLIKVQVNFTDGYQIVRHVLNEATIRRASKTMVGDVRISDYLFERFRGDGLSISTPTGSTAYNKSIGGAVVHPRVKAMQIAEIASLNNVVYRTLGSPMIVAEKDVITVCPAPEDDYSLTFDQLTFEYKNIKSIEFSLDGSTISFTNCAHTPFWERVSKSFIGEVE, from the coding sequence ATGAACTTTGGTAAAAAAGTCTGGCTCATCGGAAATTCGAGTGAAAAATCAAAGAAAACAATGGCCAAACTCAGCAAAATTCTCAAAGCTGAACATTTTGCTTTCGATGATATCAACCCAGACATCGTCATCTCTGTAGGTGGAGATGGAACGCTTTTGCGGGCCATGCATATGTATGAATATCAACTTAATCGGGTTCGTTTTTTGGGCGTACATACGGGTCATCTTGGATTTTACACCGACTTTACAGACGAAGATCTTTTTGAAGTCGTTGAAGCGCTTTACGATGAAAATCCAGCCAAAGCCATCCATTACCCCCTCATCAAAGTTCAAGTTAACTTCACCGACGGCTACCAAATTGTGCGCCACGTCCTCAATGAAGCAACCATTCGTCGTGCTAGTAAAACAATGGTGGGAGATGTTCGCATTTCGGACTATCTTTTTGAGCGCTTCCGTGGGGATGGACTCTCTATATCCACCCCCACAGGCTCAACAGCTTATAACAAATCAATTGGTGGAGCCGTTGTCCATCCTCGTGTAAAAGCTATGCAAATCGCCGAAATTGCCAGCCTCAATAATGTCGTCTACCGAACTTTAGGCTCGCCCATGATTGTCGCCGAAAAAGACGTCATCACCGTCTGTCCAGCACCAGAAGACGATTATAGCTTGACCTTTGACCAACTGACCTTTGAATATAAAAATATTAAATCCATCGAATTTAGTTTGGATGGCAGCACGATTTCCTTTACCAATTGCGCCCACACCCCTTTTTGGGAGCGCGTGAGTAAATCATTCATAGGGGAGGTCGAATAG
- a CDS encoding RluA family pseudouridine synthase yields the protein MEFAFTNTIEGTMVKSMLARHGISKRLLAKVKFDGGKIHVNGEEHNAIHRLHKDDVVTVTVPDEPDNEKLIPDDVPLNVLFEDDHYLVVEKPAGKPSITGSLHPTGAMSNAVKGYISRKNYANQTVHIITRLDRDTSGIMFLAKHRYAHALMVQHKFRDSLEKRYFAIVKAEGLLDSGEIDLPIGRRDDSIIQRQVRFDEKAKTARTSFAVCERKNDLALLDITLHTGRTHQIRVHFSHLGYPLMGDDLYGGNHDLISRQALHCHHLQFLHPFTDEMVHVELDMPEDMKKLLIE from the coding sequence GTGGAATTCGCCTTTACCAACACCATTGAAGGAACAATGGTCAAATCCATGCTTGCCCGCCACGGAATTTCCAAAAGATTGCTTGCAAAAGTCAAGTTTGACGGAGGAAAAATCCATGTCAACGGTGAAGAACATAATGCCATTCATAGACTTCACAAAGATGATGTCGTCACCGTCACCGTTCCAGACGAACCCGATAACGAAAAGTTGATTCCAGATGATGTTCCTCTTAATGTTTTGTTTGAAGACGACCATTACCTTGTCGTTGAAAAACCAGCAGGTAAGCCATCGATTACTGGTTCCCTTCATCCAACGGGTGCCATGTCTAATGCAGTCAAAGGCTATATTTCTAGAAAAAATTACGCCAATCAGACTGTCCATATCATTACCCGCCTAGACCGTGACACCAGTGGCATCATGTTTTTAGCAAAGCATCGCTATGCCCATGCGCTCATGGTGCAGCACAAGTTTCGAGACAGCTTGGAAAAAAGATATTTTGCGATTGTGAAAGCAGAAGGGCTACTTGATTCTGGTGAAATTGATTTACCGATTGGTCGACGGGATGACTCTATCATTCAGCGGCAAGTTCGCTTTGACGAAAAAGCGAAGACTGCGCGGACAAGCTTCGCTGTTTGTGAGCGTAAGAATGATTTAGCGCTTCTTGATATCACTTTACACACAGGCCGTACACACCAAATTCGTGTTCACTTTTCACATTTGGGCTATCCCTTGATGGGAGATGACTTGTATGGGGGCAATCATGATCTCATCAGTCGTCAAGCACTTCATTGCCACCATTTACAATTTTTACATCCTTTTACCGATGAAATGGTTCACGTCGAGCTGGATATGCCAGAAGATATGAAAAAATTACTGATTGAGTAA
- a CDS encoding peptidylprolyl isomerase gives MAMNKKHTPILFTLFGVILVVVVGLLIFFANRPKSTDSTNQTTQTTTQSGEPTAINGKKVSQASLDKLDLPQLSNTVGSDEAEVQIQTTAGNINIKLFPKLAPLAVENFLTLAKQDYYKDNEFFRVIKDFMIQTGDPSNQGTGSKSVVNDNQPFATEISNKLYNIRGALSLANTGQPNSSSSQFFIVQSSQDMSSQLSTFLRPSKIEAAYKNGGYPSLDGSYTVFGQVISGMDVVDKIASGEVKANTTSGEQSSPVKAEKITGVKVIKDWKF, from the coding sequence ATTGCTATGAATAAGAAACATACCCCCATTCTTTTTACTCTTTTTGGCGTGATTTTAGTCGTTGTGGTTGGACTTTTGATTTTCTTTGCTAATCGTCCGAAATCCACGGATAGTACTAATCAAACGACTCAAACAACAACTCAATCTGGTGAACCGACAGCAATTAACGGCAAAAAAGTCAGTCAAGCAAGTCTTGACAAGCTTGATTTACCTCAATTGTCCAACACAGTTGGTTCAGACGAGGCCGAAGTCCAAATCCAAACAACGGCTGGAAATATCAACATCAAGCTCTTTCCAAAACTGGCTCCGCTAGCTGTGGAAAATTTCCTTACCCTTGCCAAACAAGATTACTACAAAGATAATGAGTTTTTCCGCGTCATCAAAGACTTCATGATTCAAACTGGTGATCCATCAAATCAAGGAACAGGTAGCAAGTCTGTCGTTAACGACAATCAACCTTTCGCCACAGAAATCTCTAACAAGCTTTATAACATTCGTGGTGCGCTATCTCTGGCTAACACAGGTCAACCTAACTCAAGCAGTTCACAGTTTTTCATCGTTCAAAGCAGTCAAGATATGAGCAGCCAACTTTCAACTTTCTTACGTCCAAGCAAGATTGAAGCGGCCTACAAAAATGGTGGTTATCCAAGTCTTGATGGTTCATACACCGTCTTTGGCCAAGTTATTTCTGGTATGGATGTTGTGGATAAGATTGCTTCTGGTGAAGTCAAAGCAAACACAACTTCTGGCGAGCAATCTTCTCCTGTCAAAGCCGAGAAAATTACTGGTGTGAAAGTGATTAAAGACTGGAAATTTTAA
- a CDS encoding amino acid permease — protein sequence MENQNQVRRNLKQRHITMIALGGTIGTGLFLTSGATISQAGPWGSVLAYCFIGIMVYFVMTSLGEMATYLPTSGSFSDYGGRYVDPAFGFALGWNYWINGAITIAVDLTTAGLITQFWFPHVPSWIFSGIATILIFVINVLAVSAFGETEYWLSTIKVITIVLFLIVGILTIIGVLGQGNVDVMANLSAGNHGFVGGISGFVGVLLIAGFSFQGTELLGVTAGESEDPGKSIPKAMNSIFWRILLFYIFSIIVIAAIINFKDPRLLNPNSTAVMSPFTIVFKNIGFAVAASVMNAVILTSVISSANSVMYASTRILYSLGQEKGAPRFFGRTAKNGIPFYALLATTIICFIAFLTGIFGTQIYLFLVDLSSLTGFLAWLGISVSHLRFRRAYVAQGHDVADLPYKAKLFPFGPLVALLMTAAIAINLDPRMLFSSHWGEGLAMYAAIPIFILLYFGYKWKYNTKIIPLEEVDLSREK from the coding sequence TTGGAAAATCAAAATCAGGTTAGGCGTAACCTTAAACAACGTCACATTACCATGATTGCTTTAGGAGGGACGATTGGGACGGGCTTGTTCTTGACCTCTGGAGCAACAATTAGTCAAGCGGGGCCTTGGGGTTCAGTGCTCGCTTATTGTTTTATTGGGATTATGGTGTATTTTGTCATGACTTCCCTTGGGGAAATGGCGACCTACCTTCCAACTTCGGGTTCGTTTTCAGATTATGGCGGACGCTATGTTGACCCCGCTTTTGGCTTTGCTTTGGGCTGGAATTACTGGATAAATGGTGCAATTACGATTGCCGTTGACTTGACAACAGCTGGATTGATTACGCAGTTCTGGTTTCCACACGTTCCATCTTGGATTTTCTCGGGAATTGCAACCATTTTGATTTTTGTGATTAACGTGCTTGCCGTAAGTGCTTTTGGTGAAACAGAATATTGGTTGTCAACGATCAAAGTCATTACAATTGTTCTCTTTTTGATTGTTGGTATTTTGACAATTATCGGCGTTTTGGGACAGGGAAATGTTGATGTGATGGCCAATTTGTCAGCAGGAAATCACGGCTTTGTCGGTGGAATTTCAGGATTTGTCGGCGTACTCTTAATCGCTGGATTTTCTTTCCAAGGAACAGAGCTTTTGGGAGTTACTGCAGGAGAGTCTGAGGATCCAGGGAAATCTATTCCGAAAGCTATGAATTCTATCTTCTGGCGGATTTTGCTCTTTTACATCTTTTCAATTATTGTTATTGCAGCGATTATCAATTTTAAAGACCCACGCCTCCTTAATCCAAATTCGACAGCGGTCATGAGTCCTTTCACGATTGTTTTCAAAAATATTGGTTTTGCAGTGGCGGCTTCAGTCATGAATGCGGTCATTCTAACTTCTGTAATTTCTTCAGCCAACTCAGTGATGTACGCTTCAACACGGATCTTGTACTCTTTAGGACAGGAAAAGGGCGCACCAAGATTCTTTGGACGTACAGCGAAAAATGGGATTCCATTTTATGCGTTGCTTGCCACAACAATTATTTGTTTCATCGCCTTTTTGACAGGGATTTTCGGAACACAGATTTATCTTTTCTTGGTTGATTTGTCCTCATTGACTGGTTTCTTAGCTTGGCTGGGGATTTCAGTGAGTCACTTGCGTTTCCGCAGAGCTTATGTTGCCCAAGGGCACGACGTTGCAGACTTACCTTATAAAGCGAAATTGTTCCCCTTTGGACCGCTCGTTGCACTTTTGATGACGGCGGCAATTGCAATCAATCTTGATCCAAGAATGCTCTTTAGCTCACACTGGGGAGAAGGGCTTGCCATGTATGCGGCAATTCCGATTTTCATTCTCCTTTATTTCGGCTACAAATGGAAATATAATACCAAAATCATTCCATTAGAAGAAGTTGATTTGAGTCGAGAAAAATAA
- a CDS encoding NADPH-dependent FMN reductase — protein sequence MRYIAIVGTNASFSYNRKLLWYMKKHFEPQAQIEVVEIADLPLFCEDFEQIPTRILEIVRAIEAADGVIFSTPEYDHAITASLKSLIEWLSWKTLQPLVNMPVMIVGVSLGNMGTVFAQENLRQILSSPGLDAFVLPTHQFLLGRAVTAFNAQDELVDERTIEWLEQCFEQFMRYAKTLKPLRESASRSLVSKDEPQNIERWNQGTPLGLAVASDADTGASESEARDEGVKSVYDQLFEGADIWAFEELDRRLEREEKGRSAAQSVGEEETEEQADGLREDLPQ from the coding sequence ATGAGATATATCGCCATTGTCGGTACTAATGCAAGTTTTTCTTATAATCGAAAATTGCTTTGGTATATGAAAAAACACTTTGAGCCCCAAGCACAAATTGAAGTGGTGGAAATTGCCGATCTTCCTCTTTTTTGTGAGGATTTTGAGCAAATTCCAACGCGGATTTTGGAGATTGTTCGGGCAATTGAAGCTGCGGATGGGGTGATATTTTCAACGCCTGAGTATGATCATGCAATTACGGCAAGTTTGAAATCGTTGATTGAGTGGTTATCTTGGAAGACTTTGCAGCCTTTGGTCAATATGCCCGTGATGATTGTGGGGGTTTCTTTGGGAAATATGGGAACTGTTTTTGCTCAGGAAAATCTGCGACAAATTTTGAGTTCACCAGGTTTGGATGCTTTTGTTTTGCCGACCCACCAATTTTTATTGGGGCGTGCGGTGACGGCTTTTAATGCTCAGGATGAATTGGTGGATGAGCGAACTATTGAGTGGTTGGAGCAATGTTTTGAGCAGTTTATGCGCTATGCGAAGACGCTAAAACCACTGCGGGAATCGGCTAGTCGTAGCTTAGTTTCAAAAGATGAGCCTCAAAATATAGAACGCTGGAATCAAGGGACGCCTCTGGGTCTAGCGGTTGCTTCGGATGCGGATACAGGAGCTTCGGAAAGTGAAGCAAGAGATGAAGGCGTCAAGTCGGTCTACGATCAACTTTTTGAAGGGGCGGACATCTGGGCATTTGAGGAACTTGATCGGCGCTTGGAGAGAGAAGAAAAAGGTCGGTCGGCGGCTCAATCAGTGGGTGAAGAAGAGACTGAGGAACAAGCGGACGGGCTAAGAGAGGATTTGCCACAATGA
- a CDS encoding FAD:protein FMN transferase yields MTENFTPLASSKISKRYRALGTVIDLTVFGTQEERFLDMAFDLIKEYENIFTVNREESELMRVNHAAGKEAVQVSSAVYGLTKVAVEKSQECFGFNAAIGPLVKLWHIGFADAQVPQQAQIDERLALIDPQDIVLNDEELSIFLLKEGMELDLGGIAKGYIADRVQDLWRAYGLSAGIINLGGNLVLMGDAPHQVDKKWRVGIRNPLTNTGVSVAQLVTGAASVVTSGIAERFMEVDGQFYHHIIDSQTGFPHDNDIASVTVLSKKSVDGEIETTRLFFAAEELEDWLCEHEELYGAIFISRDKKIKLVGITPEQVQIIDPSFILE; encoded by the coding sequence ATGACAGAGAACTTTACACCACTTGCGAGTTCCAAAATTTCTAAACGTTATCGTGCCTTGGGGACGGTGATTGATTTGACGGTTTTTGGGACACAAGAGGAGCGCTTTTTGGATATGGCTTTTGATTTGATTAAAGAATATGAAAATATTTTTACGGTCAATCGGGAGGAATCAGAGTTGATGAGGGTCAATCATGCAGCGGGAAAAGAGGCCGTTCAGGTTTCAAGTGCTGTGTACGGGTTGACCAAGGTTGCGGTGGAAAAAAGTCAGGAATGCTTTGGCTTTAATGCCGCAATCGGCCCTTTGGTGAAATTATGGCACATTGGTTTTGCGGATGCGCAGGTACCTCAGCAAGCGCAGATTGATGAACGCTTGGCTTTGATTGATCCACAGGATATTGTGTTGAACGATGAGGAATTATCTATTTTTCTGCTTAAAGAAGGGATGGAGCTGGATTTGGGTGGCATTGCCAAGGGCTATATCGCTGATCGGGTTCAAGATTTGTGGCGGGCATATGGGCTTTCTGCTGGAATTATCAATCTGGGGGGCAATCTCGTTTTGATGGGGGATGCTCCGCATCAGGTGGATAAAAAATGGCGTGTCGGGATTCGAAATCCGCTGACGAACACAGGAGTTTCTGTGGCTCAACTTGTGACAGGTGCAGCTTCTGTGGTAACTTCAGGCATTGCGGAGCGGTTTATGGAAGTGGATGGTCAATTTTATCATCATATTATTGATTCTCAAACGGGTTTTCCACATGATAATGACATTGCAAGTGTGACTGTTTTGTCGAAGAAGTCAGTAGATGGGGAAATTGAAACGACCCGCCTCTTTTTCGCTGCGGAAGAGCTTGAAGATTGGCTTTGTGAGCATGAAGAGCTATATGGGGCAATTTTTATCAGCCGCGATAAAAAAATAAAACTGGTAGGAATTACTCCAGAACAGGTGCAAATTATTGATCCAAGCTTTATCTTGGAATGA